A single genomic interval of Halobacillus halophilus DSM 2266 harbors:
- the folE2 gene encoding GTP cyclohydrolase FolE2: MNKTELNHNKQLPSKEERHQLFGSVNPGPRTKPVDKDKMADLQNSKKDFLFDIDMVGISNVKHPIRIPSKLTPEIQTTIGTFSFGSSIVKGSKGTNMSRFTEQLDKYHNEGFAIDIATLKGFTEELAGRLKEKDAEVEVHFPWFFERKGPYSDLAGMNYADATIRDEYREETGHDVTVTLTGKITTLCPCSKEISEYSAHNQRGNVSMTVTLTDDFDEQEIDWKAALLEAAESNASARIHPVLKRPDEKMVTEQAYENPRFVEDIVRLVAADLYELEFVEAFSVTCRNEESIHLHDAVATLSYDKKQEAE; encoded by the coding sequence ATGAACAAAACTGAACTAAACCATAATAAGCAATTACCTTCCAAAGAAGAGCGCCACCAATTATTTGGATCTGTGAACCCAGGTCCACGTACAAAACCGGTGGATAAAGATAAAATGGCGGATTTACAAAATTCAAAAAAAGATTTCCTTTTCGATATTGATATGGTGGGAATTTCAAACGTGAAGCACCCTATTCGCATTCCAAGTAAACTGACGCCGGAAATTCAGACAACGATTGGCACGTTCTCCTTTGGTTCCTCTATTGTGAAAGGTAGTAAAGGTACAAATATGAGCCGCTTCACAGAACAATTAGATAAATATCACAATGAAGGGTTTGCCATAGATATTGCAACCTTAAAAGGCTTTACCGAGGAACTTGCCGGTCGTTTAAAAGAAAAAGATGCTGAAGTGGAAGTACATTTTCCATGGTTCTTTGAAAGAAAAGGGCCTTACTCAGATCTTGCTGGTATGAACTACGCAGATGCTACGATTCGTGATGAATATAGGGAAGAAACCGGGCATGATGTTACGGTTACGTTAACTGGTAAAATTACTACTCTTTGCCCTTGTTCAAAAGAAATCAGTGAATACAGCGCCCATAACCAGCGAGGTAACGTATCCATGACTGTTACATTAACGGATGATTTCGACGAGCAGGAAATTGATTGGAAAGCGGCTTTACTTGAGGCGGCCGAAAGTAATGCAAGTGCCCGCATTCATCCCGTTCTGAAAAGACCAGATGAAAAAATGGTTACAGAACAAGCGTATGAGAACCCTCGCTTTGTAGAAGACATCGTTCGTCTGGTTGCAGCTGATTTATATGAACTTGAATTTGTAGAAGCTTTTTCCGTAACTTGCCGGAATGAAGAATCTATCCATCTTCACGATGCCGTAGCAACTCTGAGTTATGATAAAAAACAAGAGGCAGAGTAA
- a CDS encoding CoA-binding protein has product MTFKNPSREVIAEVLKNSKTIAVVGLSDKPHRTSYQISKAMQEAGYRIIPVNPTINEALGEKAVAQLSDITESIDIINVFRRSEFLPDVAKEASAIPAQAFWGQQGVIHEEAYEELKDKDMTVIMDVCIKVAHAVYM; this is encoded by the coding sequence ATGACGTTTAAAAACCCGTCACGCGAAGTGATTGCGGAAGTATTAAAAAACTCTAAAACGATTGCGGTCGTCGGTCTATCAGACAAACCGCATCGCACTTCTTACCAGATTAGTAAAGCTATGCAGGAAGCGGGATACCGCATTATTCCTGTTAATCCGACCATCAATGAAGCATTAGGTGAAAAGGCTGTTGCTCAATTAAGCGATATTACTGAATCCATCGATATCATAAACGTGTTTAGAAGGTCAGAATTCCTTCCGGACGTCGCTAAAGAGGCTTCTGCTATTCCTGCTCAAGCTTTTTGGGGGCAGCAAGGGGTTATTCACGAAGAAGCCTACGAAGAGTTAAAGGATAAAGATATGACTGTGATCATGGATGTCTGCATTAAAGTTGCCCATGCTGTTTATATGTAA
- a CDS encoding AAA family ATPase, which translates to MIEQLKHWKSIDEKPPLSEVEALRYFNQEEIQDTELKALLYVTLAYHRIKRHPEHEKLADQFIDEARVLAGNHSLVTDLYESKQMMQAYTHLKRTPLEQWVLHETDHDSAKAKKARFIHEDVTKLKAQWDSELASKTLIDATNRMKLYQKVYEQLDALEKIMAEALNSVENRRIRLPVKEINERTRELSDHQDELYKRLPRFLTDASSGNPLEAFDQMVGLKDVKTYIRRYYHFLKYQQHRKNFGFSMVDEPGLHMIITGNPGTGKTTMARLLANIYHELGILDTKEVVEVNRSHLVGSYVGQSEENTMNYVKQAIGGVLFIDEAYSLKREGQTGNDYGQAVIDTLVSAMTGKEFGGKFAVILAGYPEEMRQFLWSNPGLRSRFPEQNHISLPDYKMEELITIAEQTAIDNDFFFTTNALNEFTSLIDRERVDDSFGNARTVKNLVMKTIFQKGAKEAERDKTHWIDHMRIDENDLAWDTSAADEKLSPRNRLDELIGLDNVKAEVRKLSSFVQAQQKRKENGYPVVPIQLHSVFSGNPGTGKTTVAEIYSDILKQCGLLKRGHMVVVSRSDLVAGYVGQTAMKTKRKIREALGGVLFIDEAYSLYNGGRDEFGKEAIETIVDEMTKHNENLVVILAGYQREMEQLVESNPGLSSRFKKYFHFPDYNEQELLEMTHFQAYQFGYTFNEWAEEFLLEKYKDHRIRGNGRFVNNLVNEAIQYQATRIVEDESADMNELVVNDLEKAWQAVRRES; encoded by the coding sequence ATGATCGAACAGTTAAAACATTGGAAAAGTATAGATGAAAAGCCTCCGCTTTCAGAAGTAGAAGCTCTTCGTTATTTTAATCAAGAGGAAATACAAGACACAGAACTAAAGGCCCTCCTATATGTGACGTTAGCCTATCATCGGATCAAACGCCATCCAGAGCATGAGAAATTAGCTGATCAATTTATTGATGAAGCAAGGGTGCTCGCAGGTAATCATTCACTGGTCACGGATTTATATGAATCGAAGCAGATGATGCAAGCTTATACTCATTTAAAGCGCACACCACTTGAACAGTGGGTGCTTCATGAGACAGATCACGATTCAGCTAAAGCAAAAAAGGCTCGATTTATACATGAAGATGTAACTAAATTGAAAGCCCAATGGGATTCAGAATTAGCTTCTAAAACGCTAATAGACGCGACTAACCGCATGAAATTATATCAGAAAGTGTATGAACAATTAGACGCTCTAGAAAAGATAATGGCTGAGGCGCTTAATTCAGTTGAAAATCGTCGAATTCGTCTTCCTGTTAAAGAAATTAACGAACGTACTAGAGAACTTTCAGACCACCAGGATGAGCTGTATAAAAGACTACCCCGCTTTTTAACGGATGCTTCTTCCGGTAATCCATTGGAAGCTTTTGATCAGATGGTAGGTCTAAAAGACGTTAAGACGTATATTAGACGATATTATCATTTTCTAAAATACCAGCAGCACAGAAAGAATTTTGGTTTCTCTATGGTAGATGAACCAGGGCTGCACATGATTATTACCGGCAATCCTGGAACAGGCAAAACGACGATGGCACGCTTACTGGCAAATATTTATCATGAATTGGGAATTCTCGATACAAAAGAAGTCGTTGAAGTCAACCGGTCTCATTTGGTTGGCTCTTATGTCGGTCAAAGTGAAGAAAATACAATGAACTATGTCAAGCAGGCTATTGGTGGAGTTCTCTTTATTGATGAGGCCTACAGTTTGAAGCGTGAAGGCCAGACGGGTAATGATTATGGGCAAGCTGTGATCGACACGTTGGTTTCGGCCATGACCGGAAAAGAATTTGGTGGAAAATTCGCCGTAATATTAGCAGGATATCCAGAAGAGATGCGGCAATTTTTATGGTCAAATCCTGGGCTGCGCAGCCGTTTTCCTGAACAAAATCATATTTCTCTACCCGATTATAAAATGGAAGAATTGATTACTATTGCAGAACAGACTGCTATTGATAATGATTTCTTTTTTACGACAAACGCACTAAATGAGTTTACCTCTCTCATTGATCGAGAGCGTGTGGATGATTCCTTTGGCAATGCTCGTACTGTAAAAAATCTGGTCATGAAAACCATTTTCCAAAAAGGGGCCAAGGAGGCAGAGCGGGATAAAACCCACTGGATCGATCATATGAGAATTGATGAAAATGATCTGGCATGGGACACTTCGGCTGCCGATGAGAAGCTCTCTCCCAGGAATCGCCTAGATGAATTAATCGGCCTGGATAACGTAAAGGCAGAGGTGCGAAAATTATCTTCTTTTGTCCAAGCTCAGCAAAAGAGGAAAGAGAATGGATATCCTGTCGTACCTATTCAATTACATTCTGTGTTTTCAGGAAATCCAGGCACGGGTAAGACGACGGTTGCAGAAATCTATTCGGATATTTTAAAGCAGTGTGGTCTTCTTAAAAGAGGTCATATGGTTGTTGTATCCAGAAGCGATCTTGTTGCCGGTTATGTCGGCCAAACAGCAATGAAAACGAAGCGAAAAATCCGGGAAGCACTAGGGGGAGTTCTTTTTATTGATGAAGCTTATTCTCTCTATAACGGAGGAAGAGATGAATTTGGTAAAGAGGCGATCGAAACCATTGTTGATGAAATGACCAAACATAATGAAAACCTCGTAGTGATTCTTGCCGGATACCAGCGTGAAATGGAACAGCTTGTAGAAAGTAATCCAGGACTATCTTCAAGGTTTAAGAAATATTTCCATTTCCCCGATTACAATGAACAGGAACTATTGGAAATGACACATTTTCAAGCGTACCAATTCGGCTACACCTTTAACGAGTGGGCTGAAGAGTTCCTTCTTGAGAAATATAAAGATCATCGAATTCGCGGAAATGGACGGTTTGTAAATAATCTTGTTAATGAAGCCATTCAGTATCAGGCGACGAGAATTGTAGAAGATGAATCAGCAGATATGAATGAATTAGTAGTAAACGATCTTGAAAAAGCCTGGCAAGCCGTTCGAAGGGAGTCATAA
- a CDS encoding ABC transporter permease/substrate-binding protein gives MNEFKEVFIQRQDVLLEKIWEHLQISIIALVIATLISVPLGLLLTRKQKVAEPVIGATAILQTIPSLAVLAFLIPLFGIGQTPAVIALTAYGLLPILRNTYTGIKEVDPALKEAATGMGMNSFRRLSRVELPLAMPVIMAGIRTSMVLIVGTTTIAALIGAGGLGDLILLGLDRGGDVNLILLGAIPAALLAIILDVILRLFERTSAKSGFRSLVSLLVIAALIAVGPLAFGGKAKNDLVLGAKLGSEPAILINMYEMLIEEETDLSVGLKPNLGKTDLVFGALQEGSIDIYPEFTGTAIVSLLDEQANSNEPQEVYQQAKEGMAETYDMAFLEPMQFNNTYAVATTQELAERYNLETIGDLKQVEDQFTAGFTLEFNDRQDGYQGMKEVYDLNFGEVKTMDPGLRQDAIKNGQVDVIDAYATSGYMIDLNLKVLEDPENLFPPYQGAPLMRQETLDRYPEVKDALNQLGGKITGDKMRQMNYEVDYEDRSPEEVAREYLVSEGLIEE, from the coding sequence ATGAACGAATTTAAAGAGGTTTTTATTCAACGACAGGATGTCTTACTTGAGAAGATCTGGGAACACTTACAGATTTCTATTATTGCTCTAGTCATTGCCACACTCATTTCCGTGCCTCTAGGATTGTTATTAACACGAAAACAAAAGGTTGCGGAACCGGTTATCGGGGCAACCGCCATTTTACAAACAATACCCAGTCTTGCAGTCTTAGCGTTTTTAATTCCTTTATTCGGAATTGGGCAGACGCCTGCCGTTATTGCCTTAACAGCGTATGGACTTCTGCCTATACTCAGAAATACCTACACCGGGATTAAAGAAGTAGATCCTGCTCTTAAGGAAGCGGCTACAGGAATGGGAATGAATTCTTTTCGCCGCTTATCCCGAGTAGAGTTACCACTGGCTATGCCGGTCATTATGGCTGGAATTCGTACATCTATGGTCTTAATAGTCGGGACTACTACAATTGCTGCTTTAATAGGGGCTGGGGGTTTAGGTGATTTAATTCTCCTTGGTCTTGACCGCGGTGGTGATGTGAATCTTATTCTTCTCGGTGCTATTCCAGCCGCTCTGTTAGCTATTATTTTAGATGTGATCCTTCGACTATTTGAGAGAACATCCGCAAAGTCTGGTTTCCGCTCTCTTGTAAGTCTTTTGGTTATTGCCGCATTAATTGCTGTAGGTCCATTAGCGTTTGGGGGCAAGGCGAAAAACGATCTCGTCCTTGGAGCAAAATTAGGTTCGGAACCTGCTATTTTAATTAACATGTACGAAATGCTTATTGAAGAAGAAACGGATCTTTCTGTAGGATTGAAACCAAACTTAGGGAAAACAGATCTTGTATTTGGGGCATTGCAAGAGGGCAGCATAGACATATATCCTGAATTTACAGGGACGGCTATCGTATCCTTGCTGGATGAACAGGCGAACAGTAATGAGCCGCAGGAAGTATATCAGCAGGCAAAAGAAGGCATGGCTGAAACATATGATATGGCGTTCTTAGAGCCCATGCAATTTAATAATACGTATGCTGTAGCTACTACGCAGGAGCTTGCTGAAAGATATAACTTAGAAACCATTGGGGATTTAAAACAAGTGGAAGATCAATTCACAGCGGGTTTTACTCTTGAGTTCAATGATCGTCAGGACGGCTATCAGGGAATGAAAGAGGTTTATGACCTCAATTTTGGCGAAGTAAAAACGATGGACCCTGGCTTGCGTCAGGATGCCATTAAGAACGGACAAGTAGATGTTATCGATGCATATGCCACTTCAGGATATATGATAGACTTAAACTTGAAGGTTCTTGAAGATCCTGAGAATCTGTTCCCTCCTTACCAGGGTGCACCCCTTATGAGGCAGGAAACTTTGGATAGATATCCTGAAGTAAAAGATGCTCTTAATCAATTAGGCGGAAAAATAACCGGAGATAAAATGCGTCAAATGAACTATGAAGTCGATTATGAAGATCGAAGCCCTGAAGAAGTCGCACGCGAGTATTTAGTGAGCGAAGGCTTAATTGAAGAATAG
- the parE gene encoding DNA topoisomerase IV subunit B has translation MIVVHEVDEKGADGKLAKQNQTYSDDSIQVLEGLEAVRKRPGMYIGSTDHRGLHHLVHEIVDNAVDEALAGHGDQMTVTLHKDGSVSVEDEARGMPTGMHQTGKPTPEVILTVLHAGGKFGQGGYKSSGGLHGVGASVVNALSEWLEVYICRDGERYYQRFENGGLPVTSLEHKGTTRKSGTTIRFKPDPVIFSVTNFSFETLSERLKEAAFLLKGFRINLIDERSEKIKEVYQYNDGIESFVSYLNEEKDTLHPVVSFEGSYKDIEADFAFQFNDGFAENILSFVNNVRTKDGGTHESGAKTAITRIFNDYARRAQLIKEKDKNLEGNDIREGFTAVISVRIPEEFLQFEGQTKSKLGTSEARSAVDAVVAEQLSYFLEENPDVASMLIKKAVKAKEAREAARKAREDARSGKKKKRKDTLLSGKLTPAQSRNPQKNELYLVEGDSAGGSAKQGRDRRFQAVLPLRGKVINTEKAKIADIFKNEEISTIIHTIGAGVGGDFTLEDCNYDKIIIMTDADTDGAHIQVLLLTFFYRYMRQLVEAGKIFIALPPLYKVSKGKGKKEQTEYAWDEEGMHKLLKEFKNGYSIQRYKGLGEMNADQLWETTMNPESRTLIRVTIDDLARAERRVTTLMGDKVEPRRKWIESHVAFGMEDEANILENDKIQT, from the coding sequence ATGATAGTAGTACATGAAGTTGACGAGAAAGGAGCCGATGGTAAATTGGCGAAGCAGAATCAAACATACTCAGATGATTCCATTCAAGTACTAGAAGGTTTGGAGGCGGTCCGGAAACGACCCGGGATGTATATAGGGTCTACGGATCACCGCGGTCTCCACCACTTGGTACATGAAATCGTGGACAATGCCGTAGACGAAGCGTTAGCCGGCCATGGAGATCAAATGACGGTAACTCTTCATAAAGACGGCAGTGTTTCTGTAGAGGACGAAGCACGAGGGATGCCGACCGGAATGCATCAGACAGGAAAACCGACACCCGAAGTGATTTTGACTGTGCTTCACGCAGGAGGTAAGTTTGGACAGGGGGGCTATAAGTCAAGCGGAGGCCTTCATGGCGTCGGAGCTTCTGTAGTAAATGCCTTGTCTGAATGGCTGGAAGTCTATATATGCAGAGACGGAGAAAGGTATTATCAACGTTTCGAAAACGGAGGGCTCCCTGTAACTTCCCTGGAACATAAGGGAACAACTAGAAAATCAGGCACGACCATTCGTTTTAAACCGGACCCGGTCATTTTTTCAGTGACTAACTTCAGTTTCGAAACCTTATCGGAGCGTCTGAAAGAAGCTGCTTTTCTATTGAAAGGGTTTCGAATCAATTTAATTGATGAACGCAGTGAAAAAATTAAAGAAGTTTACCAGTATAATGATGGCATTGAATCCTTCGTTTCCTACCTCAATGAAGAGAAAGACACTCTTCACCCCGTTGTATCCTTCGAGGGAAGCTATAAAGACATCGAAGCTGATTTCGCCTTCCAATTCAATGATGGTTTCGCAGAGAATATCCTTTCCTTTGTTAATAATGTCCGTACTAAAGATGGAGGTACGCATGAATCAGGTGCTAAAACGGCGATTACAAGAATTTTTAATGACTACGCCCGTCGTGCTCAATTAATTAAGGAAAAAGATAAAAACCTGGAAGGAAACGATATTCGTGAAGGATTCACCGCAGTGATTTCCGTTCGAATCCCTGAGGAATTTCTTCAGTTTGAAGGTCAGACCAAAAGTAAATTAGGAACTTCAGAAGCACGCTCAGCGGTGGACGCTGTAGTGGCTGAACAGTTATCTTATTTTCTTGAAGAAAATCCTGATGTAGCTTCTATGCTCATTAAGAAAGCTGTAAAAGCGAAGGAAGCAAGAGAAGCGGCGCGTAAGGCCCGTGAAGATGCTCGTTCTGGGAAAAAGAAAAAAAGAAAAGATACTTTACTCAGTGGGAAGTTAACGCCTGCTCAGTCCAGAAATCCTCAAAAAAATGAACTTTATCTTGTAGAGGGTGACTCTGCAGGAGGTTCAGCCAAGCAGGGACGTGACCGGAGATTTCAAGCGGTTCTTCCTTTAAGAGGAAAAGTAATTAATACTGAAAAAGCGAAGATAGCTGATATCTTTAAAAACGAAGAGATTTCCACCATTATTCATACTATTGGGGCCGGTGTCGGCGGAGATTTCACTCTTGAAGACTGTAATTACGATAAAATTATCATTATGACGGATGCGGATACGGATGGAGCCCACATTCAAGTCTTACTGCTGACTTTCTTTTACCGTTATATGAGACAGCTAGTCGAAGCAGGGAAAATTTTCATTGCCCTTCCACCGCTTTATAAGGTTTCTAAGGGCAAAGGTAAGAAAGAACAAACCGAATATGCCTGGGATGAAGAAGGCATGCACAAGCTTCTTAAAGAGTTCAAGAACGGCTATTCCATTCAGCGATACAAAGGTCTTGGGGAGATGAATGCTGATCAGTTGTGGGAAACCACGATGAATCCGGAATCCAGAACCTTGATCAGGGTAACGATAGATGATCTGGCACGCGCAGAAAGGCGCGTAACCACATTGATGGGCGATAAAGTAGAACCTCGCCGCAAATGGATTGAATCCCATGTCGCTTTCGGTATGGAAGATGAAGCAAACATTTTAGAAAACGACAAAATTCAAACATAA
- a CDS encoding acyl-CoA thioesterase, producing the protein MKVVETPIQVRYQETDMMGVVYHANYLVWFEIGRTAFIEELGFKYSEIEKQGVVSPVIDANISFKHPVCYGDEAFVKTWVDEYDGLRVTYGYEVVHGDGRLAVSGQTKHVIVKKENFRPVSIRRSFPEWHEAYLAAMEGEH; encoded by the coding sequence ATGAAAGTGGTAGAAACACCGATACAGGTAAGGTATCAAGAAACAGATATGATGGGCGTAGTTTACCATGCCAATTATCTCGTATGGTTTGAGATTGGTCGAACTGCTTTTATTGAAGAGCTTGGTTTTAAATATTCAGAAATTGAGAAACAAGGGGTCGTTTCCCCTGTTATTGATGCCAATATAAGTTTTAAACATCCAGTTTGCTATGGTGATGAAGCCTTTGTGAAAACCTGGGTCGATGAGTATGATGGTCTGCGCGTTACCTATGGATACGAAGTCGTTCATGGAGATGGAAGATTAGCCGTGTCTGGACAAACGAAACACGTCATTGTAAAAAAAGAAAATTTCCGGCCAGTATCAATAAGACGGAGCTTCCCAGAGTGGCACGAAGCTTATTTAGCGGCTATGGAAGGGGAGCACTAA
- a CDS encoding ABC transporter ATP-binding protein codes for MITFQDVTKTYPDGTTALKDIALHVKDGELLTLIGPSGCGKTTMMKMINRLIHPTEGSITIHNKDIREYNIHELRWNIGYVLQEIALFPHMTIEENISIVPEMKKWKKKDLSNRIDELMHMVGLDAEKHRKRKPSELSGGQQQRVGVIRALAADPDIILMDEPFSALDPISREQLQKDIRQLQQEIQKTIVFVTHDMDEAMALGDRVCVMQAGEIVQLDTPQNLILHPANEFVKDFIGSRKTPWETAVDVIMDRTKNQMYPVDELEKGTIPKKGTFALKNPDGTYATAIHDGETMDLPALENGMTLKEATAVFEKTDYPMLPVVKQDQLLGTLSYKDIVFYLKENHHEKGVGQL; via the coding sequence ATGATTACGTTCCAAGACGTAACGAAGACGTATCCTGATGGGACAACAGCTCTTAAAGACATCGCCTTGCACGTGAAGGACGGAGAGTTGTTAACTTTAATTGGTCCCAGTGGCTGCGGTAAGACTACAATGATGAAGATGATCAACCGATTGATCCATCCTACAGAAGGATCAATAACTATACATAATAAAGATATTCGCGAATATAACATTCACGAGCTCCGCTGGAATATTGGTTATGTATTACAGGAAATTGCATTGTTTCCTCATATGACGATAGAAGAGAACATATCTATTGTTCCTGAAATGAAGAAGTGGAAAAAGAAAGACCTTTCTAACCGTATTGATGAACTAATGCATATGGTGGGGTTAGATGCTGAAAAGCACCGGAAGCGGAAACCTAGCGAATTATCGGGCGGGCAGCAGCAAAGGGTAGGCGTTATAAGGGCTCTGGCTGCTGATCCGGATATTATATTAATGGACGAACCATTTAGTGCCCTGGATCCCATTAGTCGTGAGCAGCTGCAGAAAGATATCAGACAGCTGCAACAGGAAATTCAGAAAACCATTGTGTTTGTGACTCATGATATGGATGAAGCTATGGCTCTTGGAGACAGAGTTTGTGTCATGCAAGCTGGAGAGATTGTTCAATTAGACACTCCTCAGAATCTAATACTACATCCTGCAAATGAGTTTGTGAAAGATTTCATAGGAAGCCGTAAAACTCCATGGGAAACAGCGGTAGACGTCATTATGGACCGAACAAAAAATCAAATGTATCCTGTTGATGAACTAGAGAAAGGAACGATTCCAAAAAAGGGAACATTCGCGTTAAAAAATCCCGATGGAACGTATGCCACTGCGATTCATGATGGCGAGACAATGGATCTTCCTGCTCTAGAAAATGGAATGACTTTAAAAGAGGCTACAGCCGTTTTTGAAAAAACAGATTATCCAATGCTGCCGGTAGTAAAACAGGATCAGCTTCTAGGTACTCTTTCTTATAAAGATATCGTCTTTTATTTGAAAGAAAACCACCATGAAAAAGGGGTGGGACAGCTATGA
- the yidD gene encoding membrane protein insertion efficiency factor YidD, with protein sequence MKHVMIGLINFYRKGISPFFPPSCRFQPTCSEYGLEAFKRFGFFKGAYLTIKRILKCHPFHKGGFDPVPDKHKKDNHL encoded by the coding sequence ATGAAGCATGTCATGATTGGCCTTATAAATTTTTACCGTAAAGGAATCAGTCCTTTTTTTCCACCCAGCTGCCGTTTCCAGCCTACTTGTTCGGAGTACGGACTTGAAGCTTTCAAACGGTTTGGTTTTTTTAAAGGGGCCTATTTGACCATTAAGCGGATCTTGAAGTGCCATCCTTTTCATAAAGGTGGTTTTGATCCGGTTCCTGATAAGCACAAGAAAGACAACCATCTGTAG
- the plsY gene encoding glycerol-3-phosphate 1-O-acyltransferase PlsY — MEYALFAIIAYLLGSIPSGLIIGKYGYDTDIREHGSGNLGGTNTFRVLGIKAGLIVTSADILKGTLATALPLLFGAEVITLIIGIFAVIGHMYPIFAGFKGGKAVATSGGVILGVNPIIFFILLATFFLALYISKYVSLSSMISGVVGIVATLIVRDFGLTIVITLFTLFVIYRHRSNIKRIMNKTEPKITWM; from the coding sequence ATGGAATACGCTTTATTTGCTATTATCGCGTACTTGCTTGGGTCCATTCCATCAGGTCTGATAATAGGGAAATATGGCTATGATACTGATATTAGAGAGCACGGAAGCGGTAATTTGGGCGGAACCAACACTTTTCGTGTATTAGGCATTAAAGCAGGTTTAATTGTAACTTCAGCAGATATCCTTAAGGGAACTCTGGCAACAGCTCTTCCTTTATTGTTTGGAGCCGAAGTCATTACATTAATCATTGGGATCTTTGCTGTGATTGGTCATATGTATCCAATCTTTGCAGGTTTTAAAGGTGGAAAAGCTGTTGCAACTTCCGGAGGCGTTATATTGGGAGTTAATCCTATTATTTTCTTTATACTACTAGCCACTTTCTTCCTGGCTTTATACATTAGTAAATACGTATCTCTATCTTCTATGATCAGTGGTGTCGTCGGGATAGTTGCTACTCTGATTGTCCGAGACTTTGGGTTGACCATTGTAATTACTCTTTTCACGCTATTCGTGATCTACCGTCATCGATCGAATATTAAAAGGATTATGAATAAAACTGAACCAAAAATCACTTGGATGTAA
- a CDS encoding HesB/YadR/YfhF family protein, with protein MDLTVTEEAAKWYEEELDVDDNTNLRFYVRYGGTGGLQPGFSLAIRIEEPSEPIAETKVGKITYFIEEDDEWYFGGRSLQVEFSSKWEEPDFQYQ; from the coding sequence ATGGATCTTACCGTTACAGAAGAAGCAGCTAAATGGTATGAAGAAGAACTAGATGTAGATGACAATACAAACCTTCGATTTTATGTCCGTTATGGAGGAACAGGTGGTCTTCAGCCAGGGTTTTCTCTAGCGATTCGAATAGAAGAACCATCTGAACCTATTGCGGAAACAAAAGTTGGAAAGATTACTTATTTTATAGAGGAAGATGATGAATGGTACTTCGGAGGTCGTTCTCTCCAGGTAGAGTTCAGCTCTAAATGGGAAGAACCAGACTTCCAATATCAATAG